Part of the Vigna angularis cultivar LongXiaoDou No.4 chromosome 1, ASM1680809v1, whole genome shotgun sequence genome, AAATTCTAAATTTGATGTTCAGAAAATTTCAACACCACACCGATATCGCCCACATCCAATTTTGTATAGTGTCAGACTAAATGAATGGTAGTGTGATTGTGGTCACTTACAAGCTACTCGCCTCCCATGCCATCATGTCATTGGCGTTTGTGCATATTCCCATATATCACTAACTCAATATATTGATCCAGTGTACAGTCTTCACAACATTTACAAGGCATACGAAATACAATTTTACTTCATCTAAAAGGAAGATTATTGGTCTACATACACTAGTCCAAACTTCATACCAGACCCTTAAATGTGACGCAAGACATCCCGAAGACCAACTACGACCAGAATCCATAACGAAGATGGACCAATCCACCGCAGATCAACCAAAAAAAATGCTCTTACTACCACAACAAAAGTCATCATATGGGGACATGTCCATATCGTCAATAGTTTTTCTTTAATCTTATCTTTTTGTAATCCCTTCATCAATTAATAAGATAGTATCATTATTGtacataaattttcttttatgattttaatttgtttttacaattcTAATCAATATTGTCTTTAGAatgagattaaaataattaaacaataataacatacatatatgataaataaGTATACCAGTGTAATCAACAAACATAGCTTACATACATggtaaaaaaaaactctttacTTTAATACTAAAActctctgttaatcgattaccAAATACCAAAtgcttgtaatcgattactctATAATCAATTACTAGAGGATTTTTTTTCGAATTACACTgttggtaatcaattacaaccCTGTTGTAATCAATTTTGCACATTTACGTTATTGGTAATTGATTACGGCAAAGATGTAATAGATTATAGGACAACTCGTGCCCCCGCATGAGTTTAATACtgtgtaatcaattacaagatctggtaatcgattaaatgGACCTAAAATCGTTTTGGGAGTGCgcgacttcttcatttgaaatcgTTTGAGCCCCACAACTTGCCTAAATacgtaaattttaaattttttgcccatataatttttttcctatttaCGTAAAAAAAACCATGCATACAGcaaaaaaaatgattgaagATGTGCATTCAACTTACAAGTGTGAACAGATTTCTCATAGGAGATTCAAAATCAGGGTAACAATATAGTGTGAATAGATCCCTAACAGGAGATTGGAAATCTGGGTACGCAACAATGAGGCGTAATCATTTGTAATGCTAAGTGCCAATAAAGAACTCAACACCAATCAAACCATTTGTTGGAGCATGGAAAATGAGAATACTTAACTTCTTCCCATTTCTCACTtgtaaacattaattaaaaaataagcatTCCTAGCCTAACTAAGCCCTCCCACTATGTACATTCCACTCAGTTTTCACACCAGCTATACTTACATTACAAAAAGAATAACCCCATAATAGATGAAACAAATATAATGAGCCTAACCTGACCAAACTGACTTAACCCTCCCTCATTGGACGTTTACCCTTGGGGTCTGATTCAACAGTGGCAGAGCTGGTCCCAGTGGCACTAGTAGTAACAGTCGTATAATTACTTGAATCAGAAGTGTGTGAATCGGAGGCACCTGAGGTACCCAATGTGGAAGACAATGCAGAGTGTCTTCGAGGTCTTCTGTATCTAGAACCAGGCACCCCTGGTCTGGTTGGTTCTTGCATCTGGCCTGGTTTCCTTGACAGCATCACCACCACACGCCTCATCGTGGGACGTAGCTGTGGATCACCTTGAGTGCATAACAAACCCATCTGAATGCACATCGCTACCTCTTCACCTACCATTGTATCTGCCAACGTCGGATCCACAATTTCTAAGCTCTTCCCTTTCTTGTACATCTTGTATGCCTATTATAACCACACAAAAAACAAACCAGTCTCCATCAATTCTAGATGCAACTTGCTTATGTGGGCATGCAGTAATGGTGCTGATGTTAGGTTGGAGGTGTTAattttgtgaagactcaaaagATCTACAATTCATTAATTAATCGGTTGATCAAAGAAAAAGTCTTCAGAAGTTGCTGAAATGTCAACTAGAACAAGAAAATACTATAAatgagataataataataaagtgaCGGAAGTAAAGAATAGTATTAATAAAGAGTGTTACCCAATCAAGCATGCTCTGGGCGTCCACGTCCAAATTGAAAGAGGAGTTTCTATGGCCGGTGATCAATTCCAATACCAAAACTCCATAACTAAATACATCTGCCTTCACCGATAGATTTCCATGCATAACATATTCTGGAGCCATGTATCCACTGAAGAATTCCCACGTAgagtaattataattagttcAGAGTAAAAAACTATAAGCCACAAACAAACGGGTCAAAACACTTGACTTGACTAGTCAGTCATATCATCAAATACGTGCAATGCAAGAGTGCCGTAACTGATACGCCAGTTTCTTAATCTGGTGATTTGATATATTGGGAGATCCTACCGGTTGATGCCAAAAGGAATAAGCTAGAGAgcttttttacatatatattttagtgataaaaatgtaaaagtcATATGATGAGCCCTGACAACATACTGTTTAATGTTGTTTACTTTTAAAACTATACAAGATTTCATAAGACGTTTAAATCTAATAATTGAcacttcaaaatttattaattattattaaatgtatataatattatatgtatataagtttatttattttcaacaaaGTATTATGACCGTTTAATTTTAACTTGATCTGACGATTCAAATGAAACTGTttagagaaatgaaaaaaataataaaaatatacttgaattcaaatttcaagaagatttttataaaattttatttcaagtccgttatttatttatagtagttgataatgtttgataaaataaatacttcTGTACATTatcaaaaagagaaaattagtAAGGTTAAGAAAAACGAGTTTGCAATAAtattacgttttttttttcgttttttaaaTTAGCAATAAGATATGGACTAATTGGCATGTCCGAATTTTTatcatgttattttattttataaagttaaaatttaatcattattGATACGTAAATgtgtatattaatttatatttttaaatatatctatctatataatttaattattgttgtttcgtttaaatttaataatattatttaaaaattttaagattacAAAAATTTGAAGTCAATGATTGGATAAGATATTacaaagtataaaaaataaaataaaaaagataagcGGTGGGAGGGAATCAGTTTTTCAAGTTACTTGGAAGGGGTACCgcagaaaataaataagtaaagtgatttatataattaaagggtatatttgaaattaaaatacgTAGAAAGAAAATGAGCTCACTTTGTTTGTAGTTATCACTGCCCATGatgatattttcaattatttttttcttattattcttTCAGGttgcatatatttttaacttgtccggttaattattttattcactttagTTTTTCTTATCTAATACATTCTAAACCCTAATTTTTATGccactttaaatataattaaattgcaCAGTTTTATGTGATAGTTATTTTCCTCATCATAAAAAGCTCATGTATGATCGAGCCTAAAATTGAATCATTCAAACTTTTGAGTTGGATCCTTggcaaaaaaattaattattttattaaatttcactTATCTTTGTACCAAATCAGATTAATCTAATAGATGAGGTTTGTCCATTGAATAAAATTACGTAAGAGTGTCAAGTTTCTtcactaaattataataatctTGAATTACTAACTAAATTCGTCTAAAAAACAACCGAgcgagaaaaaaaaagtatctttaataaaatatactacCTGATACCAAAAAACGTGGAAATGATCCAAACTAGTGTGTATGCGAATGAAGAAGTcgtattaaattttgtttggcTTTATTCCCAGGTGCAACATGCGATTATTTATGCAGAAACATATTCAAAATTTGGTAgaaatcttttgaaaaaaaataataataaaaataaaacgagAGGAAAAGGCAAGGCTTACTTGGTTCCAGCCACACGTGTGTTGACTTGGGTCTGATCTTCGGGGAAGAGACGAGCCATGCCAAAATCTGCAATCTTGGGCGTCCATTTGTCATCAAGCAAGATATTACTGGCCTTGATGTCGCGATGGATGATGCAATTGTGTGAGTCTTCGTGCAGATAAAGTAACCCCTTTGCAACGCCTGTGATTATGCCCAACCTACGTTTCCAATCCAGCTTCTCTCTCTTTTGTAATTCTGCATCCATTTCAACTTACCActgttataaaaataacaattcactaatcaaaacaacatcaacatcaacatcaacaaAACACAACCTCAATTCTTCCTCCTAAATTCCCCAATCAACATTTTATTATGTTTCGTGCTATTAGTGACAACCACAACAAACAATCTAGAAACAAAAGAGTTCATTTCCATATACTATCCTTCCTAGAAAGTGGATGCCTAATCCAAATTTGAATGTTCCTCTTCTAACAACTCTCAACAACTGCTACTACTTTTCATTCATTACCACATTCATTACCACATGTGCATGATTCTAAAGGTAAACAAAATCCTAGGGATGCTTCATGCAACAAAAGTCCTCATGCCATGTCATAGCTTAGATAATATGAATTGGAGAGTTTCATTGTAAACATTCTCTTATCAATACGGAAAAGTCAAGGTCTCTTCTAGAGTTTCTTCAGGTTCAGCTATCTTTGTTTCACAAAGTTTCTTCAGACTCGATTAATAAATTCTAATAATTTTCTCCTGGAAATGGTGAAGAACATAAACGACACTGATCGGGAAAAATGAGGAATTGAGGATGGGTTTGAGATGATTTGATGAATGAATGTGGAGTGGCATTGAAGAAGCACTCACTGAAAAGAAACTTGTCTAGACTTTCATGAGCAACATACTCATAAACAAGTAGCTTTTCGTTGCCATGGACACAATAGCCCACCAGATTCACCACATTCCGATGCTGCACACGAGCCAACAACTTGGCCTCGTTCATGAACTCTTTCTTCCCTTGATTTGAACTGTGTGATAACTTCTTCACAGCAATCTCTCTCCCATCATTCAGCTTACCCTGCAaacaaacccaaaacccaaattCCACTAATCACAAACACGTTGAATACAATAGGGAGCATTTTTATTTTCGAGAATTTTCACAAAAGGGGAAAAGCAAAATACTAGAAAAACATCAAGTCCTTGAATCCAACCTTTAATTTGGAAGAGAGAACTAGGTTTGGATTGAATTTCAGAGAAAACATGAACCAGAACAAACCAATTAAAAGCttcttgatttttattataCCTTGTAGACAGGGCCAAAACCTCCCTCGCCTAGCTTGTGAATATCACTAAAATTCTTGGTGACAGAAGCCAAGGTTTCGTAGGCAAAAATCTTCTGCTCTTGCGCAGCCATTTTCTGTATGTCAGCTTCATCGCTTCCCTCTGACCAAACACAACAGAGCAGAAACAGAATTCTGGTAAAATCAGACAACTCGTCTACCAGAAAATTAAACGTTTTAAACAGAT contains:
- the LOC108347873 gene encoding cysteine-rich receptor-like protein kinase 43 isoform X1, with amino-acid sequence MDRDKDKSHTHSFFRSFVKHFKFGSSKEGSDEADIQKMAAQEQKIFAYETLASVTKNFSDIHKLGEGGFGPVYKGKLNDGREIAVKKLSHSSNQGKKEFMNEAKLLARVQHRNVVNLVGYCVHGNEKLLVYEYVAHESLDKFLFKLQKREKLDWKRRLGIITGVAKGLLYLHEDSHNCIIHRDIKASNILLDDKWTPKIADFGMARLFPEDQTQVNTRVAGTNQTKFNTTSSFAYTLVWIISTFFGISGYMAPEYVMHGNLSVKADVFSYGVLVLELITGHRNSSFNLDVDAQSMLDWAYKMYKKGKSLEIVDPTLADTMVGEEVAMCIQMGLLCTQGDPQLRPTMRRVVVMLSRKPGQMQEPTRPGVPGSRYRRPRRHSALSSTLGTSGASDSHTSDSSNYTTVTTSATGTSSATVESDPKGKRPMREG
- the LOC108347873 gene encoding cysteine-rich receptor-like protein kinase 43 isoform X2, with translation MDRDKDKSHTHSFFRSFVKHFKFGSSKEGSDEADIQKMAAQEQKIFAYETLASVTKNFSDIHKLGEGGFGPVYKGKLNDGREIAVKKLSHSSNQGKKEFMNEAKLLARVQHRNVVNLVGYCVHGNEKLLVYEYVAHESLDKFLFKLQKREKLDWKRRLGIITGVAKGLLYLHEDSHNCIIHRDIKASNILLDDKWTPKIADFGMARLFPEDQTQVNTRVAGTNGYMAPEYVMHGNLSVKADVFSYGVLVLELITGHRNSSFNLDVDAQSMLDWAYKMYKKGKSLEIVDPTLADTMVGEEVAMCIQMGLLCTQGDPQLRPTMRRVVVMLSRKPGQMQEPTRPGVPGSRYRRPRRHSALSSTLGTSGASDSHTSDSSNYTTVTTSATGTSSATVESDPKGKRPMREG